In Campylobacter sp. VBCF_01 NA2, one DNA window encodes the following:
- the gdhA gene encoding NADP-specific glutamate dehydrogenase, translating to MNSYVAGLLNNLKEQNPGEEVFIQAATEIFNSLAPLIEREEKYTKHRILERITVPERSLSFRVVYTNDRGEPCVHTGYRVEFNSALGPYKGGLRFHPSVNMGVLKFLGFEQIFKNSLTGVNIGGGKGGANFDPKGKSDGEIMRFCQAFMLELHRLISENTDVPAGDIGVGGREIGYMYGAYKKITRRFDGALTGKGLAWGGSLARTQATGYGSVYFAQEMLAKKGEALRGKVCAISGAGNVAIYTVEKLYQLEAKPVTVSDSTGFIYDPDGIDLALLKKLKEELRVGLAEYTKERKNAKFTPVSEYPEGRNGVWSVKCDAAFPSATQNELSLEDAKTLYANGCRLVCEGANMPSTLAAIDFMLSQKDFLFGPAKAANAGGVATSGLEMMQNAQLESWSFEEVDGRLHEIMRHIFRTSYETSKEFGDEGNLVLGSNIAGFRKVADAMIDQGYV from the coding sequence ATGAATAGTTATGTGGCAGGGTTGTTAAACAACCTAAAAGAGCAAAATCCGGGCGAAGAAGTTTTTATACAAGCAGCGACTGAAATTTTTAACTCTCTTGCTCCCCTAATCGAGCGCGAAGAAAAATACACAAAACACAGAATTTTAGAGCGAATCACTGTGCCAGAGAGAAGCCTGAGCTTTCGCGTAGTCTATACAAACGATCGTGGCGAGCCTTGCGTGCATACGGGATACCGCGTCGAGTTTAACTCAGCGCTTGGCCCATACAAAGGCGGTCTTAGATTTCACCCTAGCGTAAATATGGGCGTTTTGAAATTTTTAGGTTTCGAGCAAATTTTCAAAAATTCACTCACAGGCGTTAATATCGGTGGCGGCAAAGGTGGCGCAAATTTCGATCCAAAAGGCAAAAGCGACGGCGAGATTATGAGATTTTGCCAAGCATTTATGTTAGAGCTTCACAGACTTATTAGCGAAAATACAGATGTCCCAGCCGGCGATATCGGCGTGGGCGGTAGAGAGATCGGCTATATGTATGGCGCATACAAAAAAATCACTCGCAGATTTGATGGCGCACTTACTGGCAAAGGCCTAGCATGGGGCGGAAGCCTAGCTCGCACGCAAGCCACAGGATACGGCTCAGTGTATTTCGCACAAGAAATGCTAGCCAAAAAAGGCGAAGCACTTCGTGGCAAAGTCTGCGCAATATCTGGCGCAGGAAATGTCGCAATCTACACAGTCGAAAAACTATATCAACTAGAAGCCAAACCAGTTACCGTTAGCGATTCTACCGGCTTTATCTACGATCCAGATGGCATTGATTTAGCTCTACTTAAAAAGCTAAAAGAGGAGCTTAGAGTGGGGTTAGCAGAATACACCAAAGAGCGCAAAAACGCCAAATTTACCCCAGTTAGCGAGTATCCAGAGGGCAGAAATGGCGTATGGAGCGTCAAATGCGACGCAGCCTTCCCAAGCGCTACACAAAACGAGCTAAGCTTAGAGGACGCCAAAACCCTATACGCAAACGGATGTCGCCTTGTATGCGAGGGCGCAAACATGCCTAGCACGCTAGCTGCGATTGATTTTATGCTAAGCCAAAAAGACTTTTTATTTGGCCCTGCAAAAGCAGCAAATGCTGGTGGCGTGGCTACAAGTGGCTTAGAAATGATGCAAAATGCGCAACTTGAATCATGGAGTTTCGAGGAGGTCGATGGTCGCCTTCACGAGATTATGAGGCATATCTTCCGCACTAGCTACGAGACTTCGAAAGAATTCGGCGATGAGGGCAACCTTGTGCTTGGCTCAAATATCGCAGGTTTCCGCAAAGTAGCCGATGCGATGATAGATCAAGGCTATGTTTAA
- a CDS encoding MqnA/MqnD/SBP family protein, with protein MRFGKIDYLNLLPFHVYLKSLPLPAHTKKFIELKKGVPSKLCRDLRAMRVDAAVISSIESRHKKYSTHPLGIVAQKKVKSVLVRKNTTPRLDPASMSSNMLSRILGINGEVIIGDNALRAILSQGEKKFYDLGEIWHKNTNLPFVFGILCSVKNHEIYAKLTEAFLRTKVKIPQYILIKYARSRGIAEKDILEYLQLISYKVGARERRALKIFLKKASKFNYKPI; from the coding sequence ATGCGATTTGGCAAGATAGATTATTTAAATTTACTCCCTTTTCATGTGTATTTAAAATCTCTACCTTTGCCAGCGCATACCAAAAAATTCATAGAACTCAAAAAAGGTGTGCCTAGCAAGCTCTGTCGCGATTTGCGCGCAATGCGTGTCGATGCGGCCGTGATTTCTAGCATAGAATCCCGCCACAAAAAATACTCCACCCACCCTCTTGGCATAGTCGCCCAAAAAAAGGTAAAAAGCGTGCTCGTGCGTAAAAACACCACCCCGCGCCTAGATCCAGCCTCGATGAGCTCAAATATGCTCTCGCGAATTTTAGGCATTAATGGCGAGGTCATCATCGGCGATAACGCTCTGCGCGCGATTTTATCGCAAGGGGAAAAGAAATTTTACGATTTGGGCGAAATTTGGCACAAAAACACAAATTTGCCATTTGTTTTTGGAATTTTATGCTCGGTTAAAAATCACGAAATTTACGCCAAACTTACCGAGGCGTTTTTACGCACTAAGGTCAAAATCCCACAATATATCCTCATCAAATACGCTAGAAGCAGAGGAATTGCTGAAAAAGACATCTTAGAATACCTCCAACTCATAAGCTACAAAGTCGGCGCGCGCGAGAGGCGCGCACTTAAAATTTTCCTAAAAAAAGCAAGCAAATTTAATTATAAACCAATTTAA
- the gltX gene encoding glutamate--tRNA ligase, which translates to MIVTRFAPSPTGYLHIGGLRTALFSYLYARANNGKFLLRIEDTDLKRNSVEAAKAIEEAFKWCSLDYDGEIVYQSSRFDLYKEYVQKLLDEGKAYKCYMSKAELDALRAEQEARKERPKYDNRYRDFTGTPPVGIEPVIRIKSPLDGTIEFSDGIKGDMKFEAKDILDDFIIARSDGTPTYNFTVVIDDALMGVTDIIRGDDHLSNTPKQIVLYNALGFKVPKFYHVAMINGSDGSKLSKRHGATDVMEYKKMGYLPQALLNFLVRLGWSHGDDEIFSMDDMKKLFNPNNIGKSASTFNQTKLDWLNAHYIKNLSVTEACAHLLEFGVDIVNHPKKELIIDQYKERAKTLAEMANGIATLINPLKIYDEKAYKKFINENSIALLAKFQEILTSNFVASEIEAKTMEFLEANEVKLKDLAQPLRVAITGTSVSPSIFEMIEILGSDEVKARISSLLQKGI; encoded by the coding sequence ATGATTGTAACTCGTTTCGCACCAAGCCCGACAGGGTATTTGCACATCGGCGGATTAAGAACTGCGCTGTTTTCATACCTATACGCAAGAGCAAATAACGGCAAATTCTTGCTTCGCATTGAAGATACGGATTTAAAAAGAAATTCGGTAGAGGCCGCAAAGGCTATCGAAGAGGCGTTTAAATGGTGCAGTCTAGACTACGACGGCGAAATCGTCTATCAAAGCTCACGATTTGATTTATACAAAGAATATGTCCAAAAGCTCCTTGATGAGGGCAAAGCATATAAATGCTATATGAGCAAGGCTGAGCTAGACGCGCTAAGAGCCGAGCAAGAAGCCAGAAAAGAGCGCCCAAAATACGATAATAGGTATCGCGATTTCACAGGCACTCCGCCGGTTGGTATCGAGCCAGTAATCCGCATAAAATCGCCACTTGACGGCACGATTGAGTTTAGCGACGGAATTAAGGGCGATATGAAATTTGAAGCCAAAGACATTTTAGACGATTTTATCATCGCTAGAAGCGACGGCACGCCGACTTATAATTTCACGGTCGTTATAGATGACGCGCTAATGGGCGTTACAGATATCATCAGAGGCGATGATCACCTATCAAATACCCCAAAACAAATCGTGCTTTATAACGCACTTGGATTTAAAGTGCCTAAATTTTACCATGTTGCTATGATAAATGGCTCTGACGGCTCAAAACTCTCTAAACGCCACGGCGCGACAGATGTCATGGAATACAAAAAAATGGGCTATTTGCCACAAGCTCTGCTAAATTTCTTAGTCCGCCTTGGCTGGTCGCATGGGGACGATGAAATTTTTAGCATGGACGATATGAAAAAACTCTTTAATCCTAATAATATCGGCAAAAGTGCAAGCACATTTAACCAAACCAAACTTGATTGGCTAAATGCGCATTACATTAAAAATTTAAGCGTTACCGAAGCCTGCGCCCACCTGCTAGAATTTGGCGTAGATATAGTAAATCACCCTAAAAAAGAGCTTATCATCGATCAATACAAAGAGCGCGCAAAAACCCTAGCCGAAATGGCGAACGGAATCGCAACCTTAATCAATCCTTTAAAAATTTATGATGAAAAAGCGTATAAAAAGTTTATCAACGAAAATTCGATAGCCTTACTCGCAAAATTCCAAGAAATTTTAACCTCAAATTTCGTTGCAAGCGAAATCGAGGCAAAGACAATGGAATTTTTGGAGGCAAACGAAGTGAAGCTAAAAGATTTAGCCCAACCTTTGCGAGTCGCCATAACAGGAACGAGCGTAAGTCCGTCGATATTTGAAATGATTGAAATTTTAGGTAGCGACGAGGTTAAAGCTAGAATTTCTAGCTTATTACAGAAAGGAATTTAA
- a CDS encoding histidine kinase, which produces MKKVLLFSLAGALSLNAALSDSEILSMYGGLPANLKISVAERMPVEGLKDIQAVILKISNGEISQEEVIFTSGDLVLMDVIDPKKQILYKDQIKQSRLSKGVASVYKSESKDNIITLGNDPKKPTLLMLTDAECPFCRRELAEIERTLKSNNVEIIMTSVHGDSGHAKSALIYKEVKSAKTDAEKIAVLRKYYAEDNKANASSVSPEELKSAKAIADKYFSSGLNSVPFIIETSKLK; this is translated from the coding sequence ATGAAAAAAGTTTTACTTTTCTCGCTTGCGGGCGCGCTAAGCCTAAATGCCGCGCTTAGCGATAGCGAAATTTTATCTATGTATGGCGGTTTGCCAGCAAATTTAAAAATCAGCGTGGCTGAGCGTATGCCAGTAGAAGGGCTAAAAGATATCCAAGCTGTGATTTTGAAAATTTCAAATGGCGAAATTTCACAAGAAGAGGTGATTTTCACTAGTGGAGATTTGGTTTTGATGGATGTAATCGACCCTAAAAAACAGATTCTTTACAAAGACCAAATCAAACAATCTAGACTTTCAAAAGGGGTAGCAAGCGTCTATAAAAGCGAAAGCAAAGACAATATCATTACCCTTGGAAATGACCCTAAAAAGCCAACTTTGCTAATGCTAACTGACGCTGAGTGTCCATTTTGTCGTAGAGAGCTAGCCGAAATCGAGCGAACGCTTAAAAGCAACAATGTCGAAATCATAATGACATCAGTGCATGGAGATAGCGGTCATGCCAAATCAGCACTGATTTACAAAGAGGTCAAATCAGCCAAAACTGACGCCGAAAAAATCGCTGTTTTGCGCAAATACTATGCCGAAGATAACAAAGCAAACGCTTCAAGCGTAAGCCCTGAGGAACTAAAAAGCGCAAAAGCTATCGCCGATAAATACTTCTCATCTGGCCTAAATTCAGTGCCATTTATCATTGAAACTTCAAAATTAAAATAA
- a CDS encoding malic enzyme-like NAD(P)-binding protein, translated as MAQNDLKERALEYHIGGKIGINVKTPCAKPEDLTLAYTPGVAEPCKVIEADNELAYKYTNKSNLVAVITNGTAVLGLGDIGAIAGKPVMEGKAVLFKKFAGVDAFDIEINETDPKKIVEICKAISPTFGGINLEDIKAPECFEIEKELQNAVDIPVMHDDQHGTAMITGAGLINAAYISDKKIEDMKIVVSGAGAAGIACAKLYKSLGAKNVIMLDSKGVIHTGRSDLNPQKMEFAIDTNDRSLADAMRGADMFLGLSKPGVVTAEMVKSMAPTPIIFALANPVPEIYPDEVHAVRDDAIVGTGRSDFANQINNVLGFPYIFRGALDVKAKKITENMKLAASRAMAELAREPIHPDVLKMLGKPDLKFGRDYIIPNPFDPRVFAIISAAVAKAAVDDGVARVSNFDFEAYKKSLQSK; from the coding sequence ATGGCACAAAATGATTTGAAAGAAAGGGCGTTAGAGTATCATATCGGCGGAAAAATCGGCATAAATGTCAAAACTCCATGCGCTAAACCAGAGGATTTGACCCTAGCATACACACCAGGTGTGGCCGAGCCTTGCAAGGTGATTGAGGCCGATAATGAGCTAGCATACAAATACACCAACAAATCAAATCTTGTCGCAGTTATCACAAACGGAACGGCCGTTTTAGGGCTAGGAGATATAGGTGCAATCGCAGGAAAGCCAGTAATGGAGGGAAAAGCGGTTTTGTTTAAAAAATTTGCTGGCGTAGATGCTTTTGATATCGAGATAAACGAAACAGACCCTAAAAAAATAGTCGAAATTTGCAAGGCTATCTCGCCGACATTTGGCGGAATAAATTTAGAAGATATCAAAGCTCCTGAGTGCTTTGAGATCGAAAAAGAACTACAAAATGCCGTCGATATCCCTGTCATGCACGACGATCAGCACGGCACGGCGATGATTACAGGTGCGGGATTAATCAACGCAGCCTACATCAGTGACAAAAAAATCGAAGATATGAAAATCGTAGTCTCAGGCGCAGGTGCAGCAGGTATCGCGTGCGCGAAACTATATAAAAGCCTTGGCGCAAAAAATGTAATTATGCTTGATTCAAAGGGCGTAATTCATACTGGCAGAAGCGATTTAAACCCACAAAAAATGGAATTTGCTATCGACACAAACGATAGAAGTCTAGCAGATGCGATGAGGGGTGCGGATATGTTTCTTGGCCTTAGCAAACCAGGCGTCGTAACAGCCGAAATGGTAAAATCAATGGCGCCAACGCCGATAATCTTCGCTCTTGCAAACCCTGTGCCTGAAATCTACCCAGATGAGGTGCATGCCGTGAGGGACGATGCGATCGTAGGCACTGGCAGAAGCGACTTTGCTAACCAAATCAACAATGTTTTGGGCTTCCCTTACATTTTCCGTGGCGCGCTAGATGTAAAGGCTAAAAAAATCACCGAAAATATGAAACTAGCCGCTTCTCGCGCTATGGCGGAGCTAGCCCGTGAGCCAATCCACCCAGATGTGCTAAAAATGCTAGGCAAGCCTGATTTGAAATTTGGACGAGATTATATTATCCCAAATCCATTTGATCCGCGCGTATTTGCTATTATTTCAGCTGCTGTTGCAAAAGCTGCCGTAGATGATGGCGTAGCAAGAGTAAGCAATTTCGATTTCGAGGCTTACAAAAAATCTTTACAATCAAAATAA
- a CDS encoding SurA N-terminal domain-containing protein, with the protein MIKKLAVVALLGFGALNANVVNSVVAVVENEPITNYELARVQKATGASPQAAMEILIKQKLQDSEIKRRGITVSPAEIDNRIKMIAEQNKLSLEQLQKALKQQKMSEEAFRENVRRGILEEKLYGPLFADVQRTVTPQNVRRFYEQNPSLFTTFDSITLTRYIAKTESALNPIKRNPNARPGNVYVMRGTLKANQMDAGLKYIVTSVDKGKFSPVIPTANGYEMFYVNDKKGVQTADFESVQEKAIEAYVTNKRKKMVEEFNDRIRSNANVRIIDRNLNPTNSTKKSK; encoded by the coding sequence ATGATAAAAAAACTAGCCGTTGTTGCACTTTTAGGTTTTGGCGCGTTAAACGCAAATGTCGTAAATAGCGTCGTGGCTGTCGTAGAAAACGAGCCGATTACGAATTACGAATTAGCCAGAGTCCAAAAGGCCACAGGTGCCAGCCCGCAAGCTGCAATGGAAATTTTAATCAAGCAAAAATTGCAAGATTCTGAGATTAAACGCAGAGGAATCACTGTAAGCCCAGCTGAAATCGATAATCGCATAAAAATGATTGCCGAGCAGAACAAACTTAGCCTAGAACAGCTACAAAAGGCACTAAAACAGCAAAAAATGTCAGAAGAGGCGTTTAGAGAAAATGTGCGTCGCGGAATTTTAGAAGAAAAGCTCTATGGGCCACTTTTTGCCGATGTGCAACGCACCGTAACGCCACAAAATGTGCGCAGATTTTACGAGCAAAACCCATCTTTATTTACGACTTTTGATAGCATTACGCTAACTCGCTATATCGCTAAAACAGAAAGCGCTCTTAATCCTATCAAACGCAATCCAAACGCACGACCAGGAAATGTGTATGTAATGCGTGGCACGCTAAAAGCCAATCAAATGGACGCAGGGCTAAAATACATCGTTACAAGCGTGGATAAGGGCAAATTCTCGCCAGTTATCCCTACGGCAAATGGATATGAGATGTTTTATGTCAATGACAAAAAGGGCGTGCAAACGGCTGATTTTGAAAGCGTGCAAGAAAAGGCAATCGAAGCCTATGTGACAAACAAACGCAAAAAAATGGTTGAGGAATTTAACGATAGAATTCGTTCTAACGCCAATGTCCGCATAATAGATCGCAACCTAAACCCTACAAATTCTACAAAAAAATCTAAATAA
- a CDS encoding nicotinate phosphoribosyltransferase — protein sequence MQNFENSSNLALLTDFYQLTMMQGYFFLKPHEVAVFDMYYRKNPCGGGYAIFCGMSEVVDYIENLHFSSDDIEYLRSLGSFKEEFLAYLENFKFSGEIYAVDEGEVVFPHEPLIRVKANIIEAQLIETAILNTINFQTLIATKSSRINFSAGEGSVMEFGLRRAQDKSAAIFGAKAAIIGGCVATSNVLAAKIFDIPAIGTHSHAWIGSFPSEIEAFRAYAKIYPDSALLLVDTYDTLNSGVPNAIKVFEELREQGHKPLGIRIDSGDLEYLTKQSRKMLDNAGFKDAKITASNDLDEYAIDQLKLFDAKIDSWGIGTRLITGGDSSSLGGVYKLSGIEKEGEILPKIKISNDPRKINNPGYKQFFRLYDKDSGMALADLITLENESIDEGAPLEIFHPLYTYKRKKLENFSAKAMLKPVFVNGKFVGEKKSVMQIAEFSRKAKAKFWCEYLRNIHPQTYKVDLSAKLWETRKSLIDEINANLGKS from the coding sequence ATGCAAAATTTCGAAAATTCATCAAATTTAGCCCTGCTTACTGACTTTTATCAACTCACAATGATGCAAGGATATTTTTTCTTAAAACCGCACGAAGTCGCAGTTTTTGATATGTATTACCGCAAAAACCCATGTGGTGGCGGTTATGCGATATTTTGTGGTATGAGCGAAGTGGTGGATTATATAGAGAATTTGCATTTTAGCAGTGATGATATAGAGTATTTGCGCTCGCTTGGGAGTTTTAAGGAGGAATTTTTAGCCTACCTTGAAAATTTTAAATTTAGTGGAGAAATTTACGCTGTCGATGAGGGCGAGGTCGTATTTCCACACGAGCCACTAATACGCGTCAAAGCAAATATCATCGAGGCGCAGTTAATCGAAACTGCGATTTTAAACACCATAAATTTCCAAACCCTAATCGCTACCAAAAGCTCGCGCATAAATTTCAGCGCAGGAGAGGGTAGCGTAATGGAGTTTGGGCTTCGCAGAGCGCAGGATAAAAGTGCTGCGATTTTTGGCGCAAAGGCCGCTATAATCGGCGGTTGCGTGGCTACTTCAAATGTTTTGGCTGCCAAAATTTTTGACATACCAGCTATCGGCACACACTCTCATGCGTGGATTGGAAGCTTTCCTAGCGAAATCGAGGCCTTTCGCGCTTACGCCAAAATTTACCCAGACTCCGCGCTTTTGCTCGTCGATACCTACGATACGCTAAATTCCGGCGTGCCAAATGCGATTAAGGTTTTTGAAGAACTTCGCGAGCAAGGCCACAAACCGCTTGGAATCCGCATTGATTCTGGCGATTTGGAGTATCTGACCAAACAATCTCGCAAAATGCTTGATAACGCTGGATTTAAGGACGCCAAAATCACAGCCAGCAACGATTTGGACGAATACGCGATCGATCAGCTCAAACTTTTCGACGCTAAAATCGATAGCTGGGGCATTGGCACGAGATTAATCACAGGTGGCGATAGTTCAAGCCTTGGCGGCGTTTATAAGCTAAGCGGTATCGAAAAAGAGGGCGAAATTTTGCCAAAGATTAAAATTTCAAACGACCCACGCAAGATAAACAACCCCGGCTACAAGCAGTTTTTCAGACTCTATGACAAAGATAGTGGCATGGCGCTAGCGGATTTAATCACGCTTGAAAATGAAAGTATCGATGAAGGCGCACCGCTTGAAATCTTCCACCCACTCTACACTTACAAACGCAAAAAACTCGAAAATTTCAGCGCAAAGGCTATGTTAAAGCCTGTGTTTGTAAATGGTAAATTTGTCGGCGAGAAAAAATCCGTCATGCAAATCGCCGAATTTTCACGCAAGGCCAAGGCGAAATTTTGGTGCGAATACCTGCGAAATATCCACCCACAAACCTACAAAGTAGATTTATCGGCTAAGCTCTGGGAGACGCGAAAATCGCTGATTGATGAAATCAATGCAAATTTAGGCAAATCGTAG